The Sorghum bicolor cultivar BTx623 chromosome 6, Sorghum_bicolor_NCBIv3, whole genome shotgun sequence genome contains the following window.
GCTCGACGAGGACGCCCTTGTAGACCGTGCTCAGGTTGCTGCTACCGATGACGTTGCCTTCGTCGAACGAGCCGGTGGCAGCCTCCAGCTCGCTGTAAGTGAACTTCCTCAGCTCCGGCACGACGAAGTCCTCCGAGAAACCGGTTGCACGGGTAGAGCCTCCCTTCTTCTTGTACCTCCGGTAGCCAAGAAAGAGAATCGTCACAAGCAGCAATAGCAACAGCACCGCCAGCACCAGCAGCACCACTAGGACCACGAGCCCTGTCCTCGAGAACCCCTTCTTTCCGGCGTGGTGGCAGGGAGCGAGAAGCTTCCCGCCGCAGAGGCCAGCATTGCCCTGCAGGCTCGACATGCTCAGGTTGGAGAACACGCCGGAGTCCGGCACGGGACCCTCGAGTTGGTTCGAGGAGAGGTTCAGAGACCTCAGACTGGTCAGGTTCGCCAGCGCCGCCGGTATGGCCCCGGTGAACGCGTTCCGTGACGCGTCCAGCGTCTGTATGTTTTTCAGTGCACCGATGTTTGAAGGGATGTCGCCGTCTAGCTCGTTGCCGGAGATGTTCAGGCTTGTGAGGACGTCGAGCTGAGGGAAGAGGTCGGCAGGCAGGGCAACGGTGAGGTTGTTGGCGGAGAGGTCGAGCGAGTAGAGGTTCTTGCACCTGGCTAGCGTCGCCGGGAAACCACCGGATAACCGGTTGTTGGACAGATCGATGGACTGGACCATCGCGAGGCCGCCGATCTCGGCCGGTATCGGGCCCGTGAACATGTTGTTCGACAGGTTGAGGTACATCTGCAGGGTGCTTAATTTCGCGATCACCGCGCCGGGGATGGCGCCGGCGAGGCGGTTGTGGGACAGGTCCAGCATGAGGAGTTGGCCGAGGTTTCCCACCGCCGCAGGGACCGTGCCGTTCAGCGCATTGTTCGACATGTCGAGGAAGGAGAGAGACCGGAGGTTGGACACGGCGTCGGGGATCGGGCCTACGAACCTGTTCGACGCGACGCTGAGGATAGTGAGCTGCCGGAGCCCAAAGATCTCGTCGGGCAGCGTGCCTTCTAGGCTGTTGTGCTGCAGCCTGAGCCCCTGCAGGGACGacatgttggagatgctcttcggGACGCGCCCGGCAAAGCGgtttccctcgagcggcagGGTGATGAGCTTCGTCAGGTTGCCgatctcctccggtatctccccgGATAGAGCATTAAACTGCAACTGCAGCAAGATGAGCTCGCTAAGCCTGCCGACGCGAGGGCTCAGGCTGCCGGTGAAGCTGTTCCAAGCCAGGTCTAGCGTCCTGAGGTTGCTGCAGTCGAAAAGGTCTTCCGGTATGTCACCGGACAGCTTGTTGTCCCCCAAGGACAAGAAGTTGAGGTTCTGTAGTTGGCCAAGGCCGGCAGGCAAAGGCCCGGAGAACTCGTTGAACGCCATGCTCGCGTTATACAGCGAAGTGCAGTTGGTAATGCTCGCCGGAATTGGGCCAGAGAGCGAGTTGGTGTCAATATTTAGCACTTGAAGATTCTGAAGTGATCCAATATTCGCCGGAAGAGGGCCCGAGAGGGAATTGTCACTGAAACTCAGGTATGTCAGGTTGACGAGATCCATCAGCGATGCCGGCACCGTTCCGGTGAGCTTGTTGGCGTGGAGCATCAGTTTCCGAAGCGACCGTAGCTTGCCAAGCTCGGTCGGGATGGTCCCAGTGAACTGGTTCTTGGACAGCACGAGCGAAAGCAGCGACGTGCATCGCCCAAGCGAGCGGGGAATCTCCGACGAGAGCGCGTTGCTGTATAAGAGCAGCACCTTGAGGTTGGTGAGTTCCCCGAGCTCGCTTGGAATCGCACCAGTGAGGCGGTTGCTGTACATGTTGAGCGTGGTCAGGTTCTTGCACCGGCCAAGCTCCGGCGGGATGGCGCCGGAGAACTGGTTCTCAAACATGTGGACAATATTGAGACTCGAGAAGTTGCCAATCCACGAAGGGATCGGGCCGGAGAGCTGGTTGCTGCTGAGGTCCAAGGTCTCCAGCTGCGTGAGCTTCGCGAAGGACGGCGGCAGCTCGCCGTCAAGGTTGTTGAGGGAGAGTATCAACTCGTTCAGATTGACCAGATCACCAATGCAGTCTGGGACTGCGCCGGTGAGGTCGTTGTTGAAGACGCTGAACTGTGTCATCGCCGAGCAGTTGCAGAGGCGGCTTGGGATGCCACCGCCGAGCGTGTTGTTGCTGAGGTCCAGCACCTGTAGGCTCCCGAGTTCACCGAGCTCCGGAGGGATGGCGCCGGTGAAGCTGTTGTCGCCGAGGCCGAGTCCCTTGAGCTCGTCAAGGCGCCCGAGCTGCGGCGGGATGGCGCCGCCGAAGCGGTTCGACGTGAGGTCGAGCATCCGGAGCGTCGTGATGTTGCCCAAGAACGG
Protein-coding sequences here:
- the LOC8066793 gene encoding LRR receptor-like serine/threonine-protein kinase FLS2 produces the protein MASCKNTCSCFPLSNVAAVLAIAVLVLAAPAAAAVPDASESVHLEALLAFKEAVTADPNGTLSSWTVGTGNGRGGGGGFPPHCNWTGVACDGAGHVTSIELAETGLRGTLTPFLGNITTLRMLDLTSNRFGGAIPPQLGRLDELKGLGLGDNSFTGAIPPELGELGSLQVLDLSNNTLGGGIPSRLCNCSAMTQFSVFNNDLTGAVPDCIGDLVNLNELILSLNNLDGELPPSFAKLTQLETLDLSSNQLSGPIPSWIGNFSSLNIVHMFENQFSGAIPPELGRCKNLTTLNMYSNRLTGAIPSELGELTNLKVLLLYSNALSSEIPRSLGRCTSLLSLVLSKNQFTGTIPTELGKLRSLRKLMLHANKLTGTVPASLMDLVNLTYLSFSDNSLSGPLPANIGSLQNLQVLNIDTNSLSGPIPASITNCTSLYNASMAFNEFSGPLPAGLGQLQNLNFLSLGDNKLSGDIPEDLFDCSNLRTLDLAWNSFTGSLSPRVGRLSELILLQLQFNALSGEIPEEIGNLTKLITLPLEGNRFAGRVPKSISNMSSLQGLRLQHNSLEGTLPDEIFGLRQLTILSVASNRFVGPIPDAVSNLRSLSFLDMSNNALNGTVPAAVGNLGQLLMLDLSHNRLAGAIPGAVIAKLSTLQMYLNLSNNMFTGPIPAEIGGLAMVQSIDLSNNRLSGGFPATLARCKNLYSLDLSANNLTVALPADLFPQLDVLTSLNISGNELDGDIPSNIGALKNIQTLDASRNAFTGAIPAALANLTSLRSLNLSSNQLEGPVPDSGVFSNLSMSSLQGNAGLCGGKLLAPCHHAGKKGFSRTGLVVLVVLLVLAVLLLLLLVTILFLGYRRYKKKGGSTRATGFSEDFVVPELRKFTYSELEAATGSFDEGNVIGSSNLSTVYKGVLVEPDGKVVAVKRLNLAQFPAKSDKCFLTELATLSRLRHKNLVRVVGYACEPGKIKALVLDFMDNGDLDGEIHGTGRDAQRWTVPERLRACVSVAHGVVYLHTGYDFPVVHCDVKPSNVLLDSDWEARVSDFGTARMLGVHLTDAAAQSATSSAFRGTVGYMAPEFAYMRTVSPKADVFSFGVLMMELFTKRRPTGTIEENGVPLTLQQYVDNAISRGLDGVLDVLDPDMKVVTEGELSTAVDVLSLALSCAAFEPADRPDMDSVLSTLLKMSKVCGGD